The Hymenobacter oligotrophus genome has a window encoding:
- a CDS encoding NAD(P)/FAD-dependent oxidoreductase — translation MPTSARRPFRRPQHIPPTDYDVVVVGAGCAGLSAALVLGRCRRRVLLCDGGKTRNAPSPAVHNFLSRDGIKPQELLRHGHEQLAAYPTVEQRENCVLQAERDEATGTFRLTLDTGRCVTSRKIILATGVLDVLPPIDGMRELWGVGVLHCPYCHGYEVSDRPLAIYGRGKSVAGFALLVSRWSKDVVVCTDGTAGLAEHSRLRLKRHGIPVFEQPIKRLVGLENRELHQIEFADGAVIERAALFLHPNQQQRTDLATQLGCYRLARSGGIRVDKRIQTSVPGVYAAGDTTPAAQQAVVAAAEGVQAGISCNEQLTREECS, via the coding sequence ATGCCTACATCAGCCCGCCGTCCTTTCCGACGCCCTCAGCATATTCCTCCTACCGACTACGACGTTGTGGTAGTTGGTGCGGGTTGCGCTGGTCTAAGCGCAGCACTGGTGCTCGGTCGCTGCAGGCGCCGGGTGCTACTGTGCGATGGAGGCAAAACAAGAAACGCCCCATCGCCCGCCGTGCACAATTTCCTTTCGAGAGATGGCATCAAGCCGCAAGAACTTCTTCGGCACGGGCACGAGCAACTAGCGGCCTACCCAACCGTTGAGCAGCGTGAGAACTGCGTACTGCAGGCCGAACGCGACGAAGCAACTGGTACCTTCCGGCTTACGCTTGATACTGGCCGTTGTGTTACATCACGCAAAATTATACTCGCAACCGGCGTATTAGATGTTCTACCTCCAATAGACGGTATGCGTGAATTGTGGGGCGTGGGCGTATTACACTGCCCATATTGCCATGGCTACGAGGTTTCGGACCGACCTTTAGCTATTTACGGCCGCGGCAAGTCTGTGGCAGGTTTTGCCTTATTGGTAAGTCGCTGGTCGAAGGACGTAGTTGTATGTACTGATGGTACCGCGGGGCTTGCGGAGCATTCACGTCTGCGCTTGAAGCGTCACGGTATCCCAGTATTTGAGCAACCAATCAAACGCTTGGTAGGCCTCGAAAACAGGGAATTACACCAAATAGAATTTGCAGATGGCGCCGTTATAGAAAGAGCAGCTCTTTTTCTACACCCAAACCAACAGCAACGCACTGATTTGGCAACTCAGCTTGGGTGTTACCGGCTAGCTCGCAGCGGCGGTATCCGCGTCGACAAACGCATACAAACATCAGTACCCGGTGTATATGCTGCAGGAGACACCACTCCCGCCGCGCAGCAAGCCGTTGTAGCGGCCGCAGAAGGAGTGCAAGCCGGCATTAGCTGCAACGAGCAACTGACCCGCGAGGAATGCTCATAG
- a CDS encoding glycoside hydrolase family 13 protein, giving the protein MACFRLNSLLLGAALACSQFALGQGASASRSQPPAWAKEVVWYQIFVERFSNGDPKNDPTPETMQPAFVAPPGWRTTPWGRNWYEPEPWAKQANLSWGDELGLRRYGGDLQGVLNKLDYLRDLGVSALYFNPLNDAPSLHKYDARNYHHIDVTFGPDPAGDRRIIASENPADPSTWQWTSADKLFLKLVAEAHRRNMRVVLDYSWNHTGVGFWAWQDVLQKQKASPFSDWYQITAFDNPATPVNEFAYQGWANLASLPEIRKANLTTERKWGRPYEGNLSEGAKQHIYAVSKRWLAPDGDPSRGIDGYRLDVADQVPMGFWRDYRTYVKNIKPDAYLVGEIWWEEWPDKLMNPVPYVSGDIFDAVMFYQVYRPARNFFANVAEAIDAKQFVAELQAEWNRLAKPYRYAMMNVSATHDTPRLLTDFYNPGKYKYQATPRDNANYKTGKPDADTYQRVRLYLMHQFTNIGAPHIWNGDELGMWGADDPDCRKPLMWPEFKFEPEARNNYQPGAKAYDPVGYNAQHHAFYQKLARIRQANPVLRTGDIEFLTATGKQLAYRRFNQQEQIVVLFNLESISRAFKLPHKARWTNLLEGTVINSDQITLPPLTGIILKK; this is encoded by the coding sequence ATGGCTTGCTTCCGGTTGAACTCGTTGCTCCTAGGTGCTGCGCTTGCTTGTTCCCAATTTGCCCTAGGTCAGGGGGCGTCTGCTTCGCGCAGCCAGCCCCCGGCTTGGGCCAAGGAGGTAGTGTGGTACCAAATTTTTGTGGAGCGCTTCAGCAACGGCGACCCCAAAAACGACCCCACGCCCGAAACCATGCAACCGGCATTTGTGGCGCCGCCGGGCTGGCGCACCACGCCGTGGGGCCGCAATTGGTACGAGCCCGAGCCCTGGGCCAAGCAAGCTAATCTCTCGTGGGGCGATGAACTGGGCTTGCGCCGTTACGGCGGCGACTTGCAGGGCGTGCTCAACAAGCTCGACTACCTACGCGACCTAGGCGTGTCGGCCTTGTATTTCAATCCCCTTAACGACGCGCCTTCGCTGCACAAGTACGACGCCCGCAACTACCATCATATAGATGTAACCTTCGGGCCCGACCCCGCCGGCGACCGGCGCATTATCGCCAGCGAAAACCCCGCCGACCCTAGCACTTGGCAGTGGACCTCGGCCGACAAGCTTTTTCTGAAGCTGGTAGCCGAGGCGCACCGCCGCAACATGCGGGTAGTACTCGATTATTCTTGGAACCACACCGGCGTTGGCTTTTGGGCTTGGCAGGACGTACTCCAGAAGCAAAAAGCGTCGCCTTTTTCCGATTGGTACCAAATAACCGCTTTCGACAACCCAGCAACGCCCGTCAACGAGTTTGCCTATCAAGGCTGGGCCAACCTCGCCAGCCTGCCCGAAATTCGCAAAGCCAACCTCACCACCGAGCGCAAGTGGGGACGGCCTTACGAAGGCAACCTAAGCGAAGGCGCTAAGCAGCACATCTACGCCGTTTCCAAACGCTGGCTCGCGCCCGACGGCGACCCGAGCAGAGGCATCGACGGTTACCGCCTCGACGTAGCCGACCAGGTTCCGATGGGCTTCTGGCGCGACTACCGCACCTATGTCAAAAACATAAAGCCCGACGCGTACCTCGTAGGCGAAATCTGGTGGGAGGAGTGGCCCGACAAACTGATGAACCCCGTGCCCTACGTCAGCGGCGACATTTTCGACGCCGTAATGTTCTATCAGGTTTACCGCCCGGCGCGCAACTTCTTCGCCAACGTCGCCGAAGCCATCGACGCGAAGCAGTTCGTAGCCGAGTTGCAAGCCGAATGGAACCGCTTGGCCAAACCCTACCGCTACGCCATGATGAACGTATCGGCCACCCACGACACTCCGCGCCTACTCACCGACTTCTACAACCCCGGCAAATACAAGTACCAGGCTACCCCGCGCGACAACGCCAACTACAAGACCGGCAAACCCGACGCCGATACGTACCAGCGCGTACGCCTCTACCTCATGCACCAGTTTACCAACATTGGTGCGCCGCACATCTGGAACGGCGACGAGCTCGGCATGTGGGGTGCCGACGACCCGGATTGTCGCAAGCCACTAATGTGGCCCGAGTTCAAGTTCGAACCCGAGGCCCGCAATAATTACCAGCCGGGCGCTAAAGCCTACGACCCCGTCGGCTACAATGCCCAACATCACGCTTTCTACCAAAAACTCGCACGCATACGCCAGGCTAACCCCGTCTTACGCACCGGCGATATCGAATTTCTGACTGCTACCGGTAAGCAGCTTGCTTACCGCCGCTTCAATCAGCAAGAGCAAATCGTGGTGCTTTTCAACTTAGAGAGTATCAGCCGAGCGTTCAAGCTTCCTCATAAAGCACGTTGGACCAACCTTTTGGAAGGAACAGTCATCAATTCAGATCAAATTACCCTGCCCCCCCTCACCGGTATTATCCTTAAGAAGTAG
- a CDS encoding 4-alpha-glucanotransferase — translation MRVRFRLPYFTQWGQRIEVRGTGPALGDWRPEQALRLDYDPATGYWEKELEVPAGTTELRYKYLLIDEPNHATHWEWGPDREVALGHEPYARVVLDEFWRAPLLAENELLTNAFTQAIFRRPAQSPCAPSKPKARVADSAVRFTLAAPRVSPEHCLCILGSDEALGAWDARKAVVLSDAGYPHWSADVALEAPDKPVLYKYAIWNPATKEVVTLEAGPDRVLPPVHGRDVLRRRHDEQFRYPQGPWRGAGVALPVFSLRSKQGLGVGEFSDLKLLVDWAHETGLKLVQVLPINDTTATHTWVDSYPYAAISVFALHPQYLRLDEIAELQDATQRDEFNRLREELNQREFVDYEPVTQAKWRFVKLLYQQEKAAFLADAEFQQFFAEQKAWLAPYAVFSGLRDRFNTVDFRQWPAEFQQPGNLPEQLLQPTHPEFDEFGLHLFTQFHLDKQLRAAVDYARSKGVALKGDLPIGIYRHSVEAWTQPELYHLDQQAGAPPDDFSVTGQNWRFPTYNWAKMAEDGYQWWQQRMSHLARYFDALRIDHILGFFRIWEIPNHAVEGLLGHFSPALPLHRNEIRDRLGWWDDARLTQPYIRWHILEELFGPAADAVRAEFLEDAGHGAYRLRNEVNTQRKVEAVFEPKLATAPADQREHLLALRSGLYRLLTEVLFVEADGTHGEFWHPRITVDKSRTFRDLDDATRHRMHALYVDFFYRRHENFWREQGLVKLPPVRYATNMLICGEDLGMVPASVPGVMRQLGMLGLNIQRMPAATGIEFSHPNDAAYLSVVSPSCHDMSTVRGWWEEDAERTQRFFEHILGHWGQQAPFYCEPWVAREMAVQHLHSPAMWAILPLQDFVALDPHLRRPNPLDEQINVPANPEHFWKYRFHLPLEELAQATAFNRQVHELVTQSGRDTPY, via the coding sequence ATGCGCGTTCGTTTTCGTCTTCCCTACTTTACGCAATGGGGGCAACGTATTGAAGTGCGCGGCACCGGGCCTGCGCTGGGCGACTGGCGCCCCGAACAAGCCCTGCGCCTCGATTACGACCCGGCTACCGGTTATTGGGAAAAAGAACTCGAAGTGCCCGCCGGCACTACCGAGCTTCGCTATAAGTACCTGCTCATCGACGAGCCCAACCACGCCACCCATTGGGAGTGGGGCCCCGACCGCGAAGTGGCCCTCGGCCACGAGCCCTACGCCCGCGTGGTGCTCGATGAATTTTGGCGGGCCCCGCTGCTGGCCGAAAACGAACTGCTTACAAACGCCTTCACGCAGGCTATTTTCCGGCGGCCGGCGCAGTCGCCGTGCGCGCCAAGCAAGCCCAAAGCCCGCGTAGCCGATTCGGCTGTGCGCTTTACTTTGGCTGCCCCACGCGTATCGCCCGAGCACTGCCTGTGCATCCTAGGTTCCGACGAAGCCCTAGGTGCCTGGGATGCCCGTAAGGCCGTGGTACTCTCCGATGCCGGCTACCCCCATTGGTCGGCCGATGTAGCCCTGGAAGCTCCCGATAAGCCCGTGCTGTATAAGTACGCCATCTGGAACCCGGCCACCAAAGAAGTAGTAACCCTCGAAGCCGGGCCCGACCGCGTGCTGCCGCCCGTGCACGGCCGCGACGTACTGCGCCGCCGCCACGACGAGCAATTCCGCTACCCGCAAGGGCCATGGCGCGGAGCGGGCGTAGCGTTGCCCGTGTTTTCGTTGCGCAGCAAGCAAGGCCTGGGCGTAGGCGAATTTTCAGATCTGAAGCTGCTGGTGGATTGGGCCCACGAAACCGGCCTGAAGCTGGTACAGGTGCTGCCCATCAACGACACCACTGCCACACACACCTGGGTCGACTCGTACCCGTACGCGGCCATTTCGGTGTTTGCCCTGCACCCGCAGTACCTGCGCCTCGATGAAATTGCCGAGCTGCAGGACGCCACCCAACGCGACGAGTTCAACCGCTTGCGCGAGGAGCTGAACCAGCGCGAGTTCGTCGATTACGAACCCGTAACGCAGGCCAAATGGCGCTTCGTGAAACTGCTGTATCAGCAGGAGAAAGCAGCGTTTCTGGCCGATGCCGAGTTCCAGCAGTTCTTTGCTGAGCAAAAAGCTTGGTTGGCGCCGTACGCGGTGTTTTCGGGTTTGCGCGACCGGTTTAACACCGTCGATTTCCGTCAGTGGCCAGCCGAATTTCAGCAGCCTGGTAACCTGCCCGAGCAGTTGTTGCAGCCAACCCACCCCGAGTTCGACGAGTTCGGCCTGCACCTGTTCACGCAATTTCACCTCGACAAGCAACTGCGCGCCGCTGTCGACTACGCCCGCTCCAAGGGCGTGGCCCTCAAGGGCGACTTACCCATCGGCATTTACCGCCATTCCGTGGAGGCTTGGACGCAGCCCGAGTTGTACCACCTCGATCAGCAAGCCGGCGCCCCGCCCGACGATTTTTCGGTTACGGGCCAGAACTGGCGCTTCCCGACTTACAACTGGGCCAAAATGGCCGAGGATGGCTACCAGTGGTGGCAGCAGCGCATGAGCCACTTGGCGCGCTATTTCGATGCCCTGCGCATCGACCACATCTTGGGCTTTTTCCGCATATGGGAAATTCCGAACCACGCCGTCGAGGGTCTCCTAGGTCATTTCTCGCCCGCGTTGCCGTTGCACCGCAACGAGATTCGTGACCGGCTGGGTTGGTGGGATGATGCCCGCCTGACGCAGCCGTACATCCGCTGGCATATTTTGGAAGAGCTGTTCGGCCCGGCGGCCGACGCCGTGCGCGCGGAGTTCTTGGAGGACGCTGGCCACGGCGCCTACCGCCTCCGAAACGAGGTGAACACCCAACGCAAAGTGGAGGCCGTGTTCGAACCGAAACTGGCCACGGCCCCGGCCGACCAGCGCGAACACCTGCTGGCGTTGCGTAGCGGCCTATACCGCTTGCTCACCGAGGTACTGTTCGTGGAAGCCGACGGCACCCACGGCGAGTTCTGGCACCCGCGCATCACCGTCGACAAGTCGCGCACCTTCCGCGACCTCGACGACGCCACGCGCCACCGCATGCACGCGCTGTACGTCGATTTCTTCTACCGTCGCCACGAGAATTTCTGGCGCGAGCAAGGCCTCGTGAAGCTGCCGCCGGTGCGCTACGCTACCAACATGCTCATTTGCGGCGAAGACCTAGGGATGGTACCCGCTTCGGTGCCCGGCGTAATGCGCCAACTGGGCATGCTGGGCCTGAACATCCAGCGCATGCCGGCTGCAACGGGTATCGAGTTTTCGCACCCCAACGACGCCGCCTACCTATCGGTGGTGTCGCCCTCTTGCCACGACATGAGCACCGTTCGGGGCTGGTGGGAAGAGGACGCGGAGCGCACCCAGCGTTTCTTCGAGCACATCCTAGGTCATTGGGGTCAGCAGGCACCGTTTTACTGCGAGCCGTGGGTGGCCCGCGAAATGGCCGTGCAGCACTTGCACTCGCCGGCCATGTGGGCCATCTTGCCGCTGCAGGATTTTGTGGCCCTCGATCCGCACCTGCGCCGCCCCAACCCGCTCGACGAGCAAATCAACGTGCCCGCCAACCCCGAGCACTTCTGGAAATACCGCTTCCACCTGCCGCTGGAAGAGCTGGCGCAGGCTACGGCATTCAACCGGCAAGTGCACGAGCTGGTAACCCAAAGCGGACGCGATACACCGTATTAG
- a CDS encoding UDP-glucose--hexose-1-phosphate uridylyltransferase, with protein sequence MAAFDSTEHPHRRFNALNGEWVLVSPHRSKRPWQGQQETPDADQRPAYDPGCYLCPGNTRANGSVNPAYASTFVFDNDFAALLPDTPAGTIDEGGLLRAEAESGVGRVICFSPRHDLTLPEMSTPDIRQVVDLWVDELKALGAQPDINYVQIFENKGQMMGCSNPHPHGQIWAQRTVPSEPAKETVQQLAYYQQHGRTLLADYLGIELQKRERVVLENEHFMVLVPFWAVWPFETLLVARRPVQDITQLTPEERDALADAIRRLTIRYDNLFNISFPYSAGLHQRPTDGQEHPEWHLHMHFYPPLLRSATVRKFMVGYEMLGNPQRDITPEFSAAKLRSLPEVHYKTLGQA encoded by the coding sequence ATGGCTGCCTTCGATAGTACCGAGCACCCGCACCGGCGCTTTAATGCGCTCAACGGCGAGTGGGTGCTGGTGTCGCCGCACCGCTCCAAGCGCCCCTGGCAGGGCCAGCAAGAAACGCCCGATGCCGACCAGCGCCCTGCCTACGACCCGGGTTGCTACCTGTGCCCCGGCAACACCCGCGCCAACGGCTCCGTGAATCCGGCATACGCCAGCACCTTCGTGTTCGACAACGACTTTGCGGCCTTGTTGCCCGACACCCCCGCCGGAACCATCGACGAAGGCGGCTTGCTGCGGGCCGAGGCCGAGTCGGGTGTGGGGCGCGTCATCTGCTTTTCGCCTCGCCACGACCTCACGCTGCCCGAAATGAGCACGCCCGACATTCGGCAGGTAGTGGATTTGTGGGTTGATGAGCTTAAAGCCCTAGGTGCGCAGCCCGATATCAATTACGTGCAGATCTTCGAGAACAAAGGCCAAATGATGGGCTGCTCGAACCCGCACCCGCACGGGCAAATTTGGGCGCAACGCACCGTGCCCTCCGAGCCCGCAAAGGAAACCGTGCAGCAGCTGGCTTATTACCAGCAGCACGGCCGCACCTTGCTCGCCGATTACCTAGGAATAGAACTGCAAAAGCGGGAGCGTGTAGTGCTCGAAAACGAGCACTTCATGGTGCTGGTACCATTTTGGGCCGTGTGGCCGTTCGAAACGCTGCTGGTAGCTCGGCGGCCGGTGCAGGACATCACCCAGCTCACCCCGGAGGAGCGCGACGCGTTGGCCGATGCCATCCGCCGCCTCACCATCCGTTACGACAACCTGTTTAACATCTCGTTTCCGTACTCGGCCGGCTTGCACCAGCGCCCCACCGATGGGCAGGAGCACCCCGAGTGGCATTTGCACATGCACTTTTACCCGCCGCTGCTCCGCTCGGCTACCGTGCGCAAGTTTATGGTGGGCTACGAAATGTTGGGCAACCCCCAACGCGACATCACGCCCGAGTTCAGCGCCGCTAAGCTGCGCAGCTTGCCCGAGGTGCATTACAAAACCCTAGGTCAGGCCTGA